From the Arthrobacter sp. PM3 genome, one window contains:
- a CDS encoding YbaK/EbsC family protein, whose translation MAAPVPGPVARVRQALTSLGAADTITVFDAKVPTAAAAAAALGCDVAAITNSLVFDLDGAPLLILASGASRVDVGKVAAQLGTGKIRRASPEFVLAYTGQEVGGVAPVGHPEKLHTLLDESLAAHPVLWAGAGDHNSMFSISYAELRRITAAVEMPVR comes from the coding sequence GTGGCCGCCCCCGTTCCCGGGCCGGTCGCCCGGGTCAGGCAGGCGCTGACGTCGCTGGGTGCCGCAGACACCATCACAGTGTTCGACGCGAAAGTCCCGACGGCGGCTGCGGCGGCCGCCGCCCTGGGCTGCGACGTCGCGGCGATCACCAACAGCCTGGTCTTCGACCTCGACGGCGCGCCGCTGCTGATCCTGGCCAGCGGCGCCTCCCGGGTCGACGTCGGGAAGGTCGCCGCGCAGCTGGGGACCGGAAAAATCCGCCGGGCCTCCCCCGAATTCGTGCTGGCATACACCGGACAGGAAGTCGGCGGGGTGGCACCCGTGGGGCACCCGGAGAAACTCCACACCCTGCTGGACGAGTCGCTGGCGGCCCACCCCGTCCTATGGGCCGGGGCCGGGGACCACAACTCGATGTTCTCCATCAGCTATGCGGAACTGCGGCGCATCACGGCCGCCGTGGAGATGCCCGTCCGGTAA
- a CDS encoding Hsp20/alpha crystallin family protein encodes MSDLSKWTPSDMLEPVRRFLDGDLSITPGIKIEQFQEGNTLVVRAEVPGIDPDKDVDVSVSEGMLHISVMREEKSEHKSKTGYRSEFRYGSSVRSIALPAGAREEDITATYKDGVLEVRAPAPETVPEETAKKIRIDRS; translated from the coding sequence ATGAGTGACCTGAGCAAGTGGACGCCCTCGGACATGCTGGAACCGGTCCGCCGTTTCCTTGACGGGGATCTGTCGATAACGCCTGGCATCAAGATCGAACAGTTCCAGGAGGGCAACACCCTGGTGGTCCGGGCCGAGGTGCCCGGCATCGATCCGGACAAAGACGTCGACGTCTCGGTCAGCGAGGGCATGCTGCACATCTCCGTGATGCGGGAGGAAAAGTCCGAGCACAAGAGTAAGACCGGCTACCGTTCGGAGTTCCGCTACGGTTCGTCCGTCCGCAGTATCGCCCTGCCGGCCGGGGCGAGGGAAGAAGACATCACCGCGACGTACAAGGACGGCGTCCTGGAGGTCCGGGCGCCGGCTCCGGAGACGGTCCCCGAGGAAACCGCGAAGAAGATCCGGATCGACCGCAGCTGA
- a CDS encoding SURF1 family protein yields the protein MYRFLFSSKWLGYLLLAAIFAAACVGLGRWQMDRRAETLAEINRVVSNYSATPVPFAAVRDQFSRLDPEREWTQVELKGSYDAAGQRIVRNRPLNGQPGYEVVVPFKLDSGQTVVVDRGWLPIGNNTPGRPDSVPAPPQGPVTVVARLKPAEPALQRGAPDGQLASIDLADYATQLGYPLLTGAYGQLASESPAVQEMPFPFPKPSTDEGTHLSYSLQWFAFGVLMFVGFGYAARQQARNAAIDAEDAEAEAADGGFLHSSGPAVRRRPVPRKRKNPTAEEEEDAILDAQGF from the coding sequence ATGTACCGCTTCCTCTTCTCCAGCAAGTGGCTGGGGTACCTGTTGCTGGCCGCGATCTTCGCGGCCGCGTGCGTGGGCCTGGGCCGGTGGCAGATGGACCGTCGCGCCGAAACGCTGGCCGAAATCAACCGGGTCGTCTCCAACTATTCCGCCACACCAGTGCCCTTCGCCGCGGTCCGGGACCAGTTCAGCCGGTTGGACCCGGAACGCGAGTGGACCCAGGTGGAACTTAAGGGCAGCTATGACGCTGCCGGCCAGCGGATTGTCCGGAACCGGCCGCTCAACGGCCAGCCCGGCTACGAAGTAGTGGTCCCGTTCAAGCTCGATTCCGGCCAGACCGTGGTGGTTGACCGCGGCTGGCTGCCGATCGGCAACAACACCCCCGGCCGGCCCGACTCCGTCCCGGCCCCGCCCCAGGGCCCTGTGACGGTGGTGGCCCGCCTCAAGCCCGCCGAGCCGGCGCTTCAGCGCGGCGCCCCGGACGGGCAGCTGGCTTCGATCGACCTCGCCGACTACGCCACCCAGCTGGGCTACCCGCTGCTCACCGGCGCCTACGGCCAGCTCGCCTCAGAGTCGCCGGCCGTGCAGGAGATGCCGTTCCCGTTCCCCAAGCCGTCCACCGATGAAGGCACCCACCTCTCCTACTCCCTGCAGTGGTTCGCGTTCGGCGTGCTGATGTTCGTCGGGTTCGGCTACGCTGCCCGGCAGCAGGCCCGCAACGCCGCGATTGACGCGGAAGACGCCGAGGCGGAAGCAGCCGACGGCGGGTTCCTGCATTCCAGCGGCCCGGCCGTCCGGCGTCGTCCGGTTCCGCGGAAGCGGAAGAACCCGACGGCGGAGGAAGAGGAAGACGCCATCCTGGACGCGCAGGGGTTCTGA
- a CDS encoding DUF3099 domain-containing protein: MTLKNRPGASVPGRPDAESGGTEVHSITDAAAAHSDEMRQRMIKYAVAMGIRMVCLVLIFVVDGWFKLVPVLGAVFLPWIAVVIANGSDKAEIHSDSLLDYVPLTELDAPASSGPGQPSPPAADDAAVTLLQGELIDDENDDDTPGRAAS; this comes from the coding sequence GTGACACTCAAAAACCGACCCGGTGCATCTGTGCCCGGGAGGCCGGACGCCGAGTCCGGCGGCACCGAGGTGCACAGCATCACGGACGCCGCTGCCGCGCATTCGGACGAGATGCGCCAGCGGATGATCAAGTACGCCGTCGCCATGGGGATCCGCATGGTCTGCCTGGTCCTCATTTTTGTCGTGGACGGCTGGTTCAAGCTCGTCCCGGTGCTCGGGGCGGTCTTCCTGCCCTGGATTGCCGTGGTGATCGCCAACGGCAGCGACAAAGCGGAAATCCACAGTGACTCCCTCCTGGACTATGTGCCGCTGACAGAACTGGACGCCCCGGCATCCTCCGGTCCCGGCCAGCCGTCCCCGCCTGCTGCGGATGACGCCGCGGTGACGCTGCTGCAGGGCGAACTGATCGATGACGAGAACGACGACGACACCCCCGGACGGGCAGCTTCATGA
- a CDS encoding sulfite exporter TauE/SafE family protein, with protein MEFLSSVFIFFAGLWAGTINSVVGSGTLVTFPVLIALGYPPVTASISNAMGLVAGNASGAWGYRKELAGRGKQLLRLLPASLLGGITGAYLLLHLPETVFYYAAPVLIVLALLMVVFQPRLQQWVKAREENPEHAIRDRRHGVLLVVLVYLAGVYGGYFVAAQGILLVGILGVFMTGTIQNANAMKNILVLCVNLVAACSYLLFAFDRINWLVVGLIAVSSLIGGLIGSKVGRRLSPTVLRGVIFLLGLVALGFMIANLFK; from the coding sequence GTGGAGTTCCTCAGTAGCGTCTTCATTTTCTTCGCCGGGCTGTGGGCGGGCACCATCAACAGCGTCGTCGGTTCCGGCACCCTCGTCACCTTCCCGGTCCTGATTGCCCTTGGCTACCCGCCGGTCACCGCCTCCATCAGCAACGCCATGGGGCTCGTCGCGGGCAACGCCTCCGGCGCTTGGGGCTACCGGAAGGAGCTCGCCGGCCGGGGCAAGCAGCTGCTCCGGCTCCTGCCCGCATCGCTGCTGGGCGGCATCACCGGTGCCTACCTGCTACTGCACCTGCCCGAGACGGTGTTCTACTACGCCGCCCCCGTCCTGATCGTCCTGGCCCTGCTGATGGTGGTCTTCCAGCCGCGGCTCCAGCAGTGGGTGAAGGCGCGGGAAGAGAACCCCGAGCACGCGATCCGGGACCGCCGCCACGGTGTCCTGCTCGTCGTGCTCGTCTACCTCGCCGGCGTCTACGGCGGCTACTTCGTGGCGGCCCAGGGCATCCTGCTGGTCGGCATCCTGGGCGTCTTCATGACCGGCACCATCCAGAACGCCAATGCCATGAAGAACATCCTGGTCCTGTGCGTGAACCTGGTCGCCGCCTGCTCCTACCTGCTGTTCGCGTTCGACCGCATCAACTGGCTCGTCGTGGGGCTGATCGCGGTCAGCTCCCTGATCGGCGGGCTGATCGGTTCCAAAGTGGGACGCCGGCTGTCCCCGACGGTCCTGCGCGGGGTCATCTTCCTCCTGGGCCTTGTGGCGCTGGGATTCATGATCGCCAACCTGTTCAAATAA
- the fabG gene encoding 3-oxoacyl-ACP reductase FabG, with the protein MSETTTTGRSVLITGGNRGIGLAIAESFLANGDKVAVTFRSESKLPEGILGVKADVTDEASVDAAFAAVEAAHGPVEVLVANAGITKDTLLLRMSEDDFTSVIDTNLTGAFRVIKRASKGMIRARKGRVVLISSVSGLYGAPGQINYSASKAGLVGIARSLTRELGARGITANVVAPGFINTDMTAELPEATQKDYLTKVPAGRFAEASEVANVVRWIASDEAAYISGAVIPVDGGLGMGH; encoded by the coding sequence ATGTCTGAAACCACCACCACCGGCCGCAGCGTTTTGATTACCGGCGGAAACCGGGGGATCGGCCTGGCCATCGCTGAGTCGTTCCTGGCCAACGGCGACAAAGTGGCCGTCACGTTCCGCAGCGAATCGAAGCTGCCCGAGGGCATCCTCGGCGTCAAGGCGGACGTCACGGACGAGGCATCGGTCGACGCCGCATTCGCCGCAGTCGAAGCCGCCCACGGCCCCGTTGAAGTGCTCGTCGCCAACGCCGGCATCACGAAGGACACGCTCCTGCTTCGCATGAGTGAAGACGATTTCACGTCAGTGATCGACACCAACCTGACGGGCGCATTCCGTGTCATCAAGCGTGCGTCCAAGGGCATGATCCGGGCGCGCAAGGGCCGCGTGGTCCTGATCTCCTCCGTGTCCGGCCTGTACGGCGCGCCGGGACAGATCAACTACTCGGCTTCCAAGGCCGGCCTCGTGGGCATCGCCCGGTCCCTGACCCGTGAACTCGGTGCCCGCGGCATCACGGCGAACGTCGTGGCGCCCGGCTTCATCAACACGGACATGACTGCCGAGCTGCCCGAGGCAACGCAGAAGGACTACCTGACCAAGGTGCCCGCCGGGCGCTTCGCCGAGGCCTCCGAGGTCGCCAACGTCGTCCGCTGGATCGCCAGCGACGAGGCCGCCTACATTTCCGGGGCGGTCATTCCGGTCGACGGCGGACTGGGCATGGGCCACTAG
- the serB gene encoding phosphoserine phosphatase SerB produces the protein MSSNVTAVSYGLNLSLPDTQRLRSLLTAAGLSVDAEIRAGDGRFQVYAADCALPGEAAPDEVVSAARLDAPRRALAASGIEGVDTALVPAALRNAPRKFLIMDVDSTLIQQEVIELLAAYAGKKEEVTAVTEAAMRGELDFAQSLHARVAVLAGLPAGVVEQVRAEVRLTAGAAELVAAFQAAGHAVAVVSGGFNQILRPIAEDLGLHYWIANELEIVDGALTGKVIGDVVDRAAKEKYLREWAAAEGIPMEHTIAVGDGANDLDMLGAAGIGIAFNAKPAVRAAADAAVNLPYLDAVRYIAGV, from the coding sequence ATGAGTTCGAACGTCACCGCAGTGAGCTACGGCCTGAATCTGTCCCTTCCCGACACCCAGCGGCTGCGGTCGCTCCTCACGGCCGCGGGGCTGAGCGTCGACGCCGAGATCCGCGCCGGGGACGGCCGTTTCCAGGTGTATGCAGCGGACTGTGCGCTGCCGGGTGAAGCCGCGCCTGACGAGGTTGTCTCGGCGGCCCGGCTGGACGCTCCCCGCCGTGCGCTCGCGGCCTCCGGTATTGAGGGCGTGGACACGGCCCTGGTTCCCGCGGCCCTGCGCAACGCGCCGCGGAAGTTCCTGATCATGGATGTGGACTCCACCCTGATCCAGCAGGAGGTGATCGAGCTTCTGGCCGCCTATGCCGGCAAGAAGGAGGAAGTCACGGCCGTGACCGAGGCCGCCATGCGCGGCGAGCTGGACTTCGCCCAGAGCCTGCACGCCCGGGTGGCGGTGCTCGCCGGGCTGCCCGCCGGCGTCGTCGAGCAGGTCCGTGCCGAGGTGCGGCTTACAGCCGGCGCGGCCGAGCTTGTCGCGGCATTTCAGGCGGCCGGGCATGCCGTGGCCGTGGTGTCCGGCGGGTTCAACCAGATCCTCCGGCCGATTGCCGAGGACCTCGGACTGCACTACTGGATCGCCAATGAACTTGAAATCGTGGACGGCGCGCTGACCGGCAAGGTGATCGGCGACGTCGTCGACCGCGCCGCGAAGGAGAAGTACCTGCGCGAGTGGGCCGCCGCCGAGGGCATCCCCATGGAGCACACGATCGCCGTGGGCGACGGCGCCAATGACCTGGACATGCTCGGTGCCGCCGGCATCGGGATCGCGTTCAACGCGAAGCCGGCCGTCCGTGCTGCAGCGGATGCCGCTGTCAACCTGCCGTATCTTGACGCCGTGCGGTACATCGCGGGCGTCTGA
- a CDS encoding SDR family oxidoreductase, translating into MGLLENKTAIVTGSSRGIGAEVAKFLAAEGAAVVVNYRQKAPRANKVVAEIEAGGGRAAAVGADLTTQEGVQALASAAMENFGSLDLLVLNASGGMETGMEEGYALKLNRDAQVNMLNAAVPLMPEGSRVVFVTSHQAHFIDTVPTMPEYEPVARSKRAGEDALRGLVPDLAEKGISLVVVSGDMIEGTVTATLLDRSNPGAIEARRAEAGKLYSVKEFAAEVAKMATADVESGHTEYVGGADYFGRTAEQSPS; encoded by the coding sequence ATGGGACTGCTGGAGAACAAGACTGCGATCGTGACCGGTTCGTCGCGCGGAATCGGCGCCGAGGTCGCCAAGTTCCTCGCCGCCGAGGGGGCAGCCGTGGTCGTGAACTACCGCCAGAAGGCGCCCCGCGCCAACAAGGTCGTCGCCGAAATCGAAGCCGGCGGCGGTCGCGCCGCAGCAGTCGGCGCGGACCTCACCACCCAGGAAGGCGTCCAGGCTCTGGCCAGCGCCGCCATGGAGAACTTCGGCTCGCTCGACCTCCTGGTCCTCAATGCCTCCGGCGGCATGGAGACCGGCATGGAAGAGGGCTACGCGTTGAAGCTGAACCGTGACGCACAGGTGAACATGCTCAACGCCGCCGTCCCGCTCATGCCCGAAGGCTCGCGCGTGGTCTTCGTGACCAGCCACCAGGCCCACTTCATCGACACCGTTCCGACCATGCCCGAGTACGAGCCCGTCGCCCGCAGCAAGCGCGCCGGCGAGGACGCGCTGCGGGGTCTCGTCCCGGACCTGGCGGAGAAGGGCATCTCCCTCGTCGTCGTCTCCGGCGACATGATCGAGGGCACCGTCACCGCCACCCTGCTTGACCGTTCCAACCCCGGCGCCATCGAGGCCCGCCGCGCCGAGGCCGGCAAGCTGTACTCGGTCAAGGAGTTCGCCGCCGAGGTCGCGAAGATGGCCACGGCCGACGTCGAGTCCGGCCACACCGAATACGTTGGCGGCGCGGACTACTTCGGGAGGACGGCCGAGCAGAGCCCCAGCTAG
- a CDS encoding type B 50S ribosomal protein L31 codes for MKSDTHPKYEAVVFNDLASGVKFLTKSTVSSSKTIEWEDGNTYPVIDVEISSESHPFYTGKQRIMDSAGRVERFNARFKGFGGKK; via the coding sequence ATGAAGTCTGATACCCACCCGAAGTACGAAGCTGTTGTTTTCAACGACCTGGCTTCCGGCGTCAAGTTCCTGACCAAGTCCACCGTGTCTTCCTCCAAGACCATCGAGTGGGAAGACGGCAACACCTACCCGGTCATCGACGTCGAAATCTCCTCCGAGTCCCACCCGTTCTACACGGGCAAGCAGCGCATCATGGACTCCGCAGGCCGCGTCGAGCGCTTCAACGCTCGCTTCAAGGGCTTCGGCGGCAAGAAGTAG
- a CDS encoding ABC transporter ATP-binding protein gives MSEVLEMAAVSVVRGAKTLLDKVDWQVKEGERWVILGPNGAGKTTLLQLAAARIHPTSGKAGILEEVLGAVDVFELRPRIGLSSAALAGQIPEQEKVLNVVVTAAYGVTGRWREGYEKDDERRAFGLLNDWGMGPLLNRPFASLSEGERKRVQIARALMTDPELLLLDEPAAGLDLGGREDLVQRLSELARDETAPAIVLVTHHLEEVPPGFTHAMLMRDGGIVASGPLPEVLTAENLSETFGLPLDITVNAGRYTATASR, from the coding sequence ATGAGTGAAGTTCTTGAAATGGCCGCCGTCAGCGTTGTACGTGGGGCTAAGACCCTCCTGGACAAGGTTGACTGGCAGGTCAAGGAAGGCGAACGCTGGGTGATCCTGGGACCCAACGGCGCCGGCAAGACCACTCTTCTGCAACTGGCCGCGGCCCGGATCCACCCCACGTCCGGCAAGGCGGGGATCCTCGAGGAAGTCCTCGGCGCTGTCGACGTCTTCGAACTCCGGCCCCGGATCGGCCTGTCCTCCGCCGCGCTGGCCGGCCAGATCCCCGAGCAGGAAAAGGTGCTCAACGTCGTCGTCACCGCCGCGTACGGCGTCACCGGCCGCTGGCGCGAAGGCTATGAGAAGGACGACGAACGGCGGGCGTTCGGGCTGCTGAACGACTGGGGGATGGGCCCGCTGCTCAACCGCCCTTTCGCCTCACTCTCCGAGGGGGAGCGCAAACGCGTCCAGATCGCCCGGGCCCTCATGACCGACCCCGAACTGCTGCTCCTCGACGAACCCGCCGCCGGCCTGGACCTCGGCGGCCGCGAGGACCTCGTCCAGCGCCTGAGCGAGCTCGCCCGCGACGAGACCGCCCCGGCGATCGTCCTGGTCACCCACCACCTCGAGGAAGTGCCGCCGGGCTTCACCCACGCCATGCTCATGCGCGACGGCGGTATCGTTGCCTCCGGCCCGCTGCCGGAGGTACTCACGGCCGAAAACCTTAGTGAAACGTTCGGCCTGCCGCTGGACATCACCGTCAACGCCGGCCGGTACACCGCCACCGCCAGCCGCTGA
- a CDS encoding RNA methyltransferase, with the protein MTFHHLESADDPRVADYTRLTDVHLRKVREPAEGLYIAESSRVLRRALAAGHRPRSFFLAEKWAEDLADVFEQYPDVPAYVGSAALLEEITGFHLHRGAMAAMHRPAPVPLADLLAGARRVAVLEDIVDHTNVGAIFRSAAALGVDAVLVSPRCGDPLYRRSVRVSMGTVFQVPWARLEDWPGGLAALQAAGFAVAAMELTDDAVDLDELAARRPERLALVLGTEGAGMSEGTLAAVDLAVKIPMRPGVDSLNVAAASAVAFWELRPRD; encoded by the coding sequence ATGACCTTCCATCACCTCGAATCCGCCGACGACCCCCGGGTCGCCGACTACACCCGCCTCACGGACGTGCACCTGCGCAAGGTCAGGGAGCCCGCCGAGGGCCTCTACATCGCCGAGTCCTCCCGGGTCCTGCGCCGGGCCCTGGCGGCCGGACACCGGCCGCGGTCCTTCTTCCTGGCGGAGAAGTGGGCCGAGGACCTGGCGGATGTCTTTGAGCAGTATCCGGATGTGCCGGCCTATGTCGGCTCCGCCGCCCTCCTGGAGGAAATCACCGGCTTCCACCTGCACCGCGGCGCCATGGCCGCCATGCACCGGCCGGCGCCCGTGCCGCTGGCCGATCTGCTTGCCGGCGCCCGCCGGGTCGCGGTCCTCGAAGACATCGTGGACCACACGAACGTGGGGGCGATCTTCCGTTCCGCCGCGGCGTTGGGCGTGGACGCCGTGCTGGTCTCACCGCGCTGCGGGGATCCGCTGTACCGCCGCAGCGTGCGCGTCAGCATGGGCACCGTATTCCAGGTGCCATGGGCGCGGCTCGAGGACTGGCCGGGCGGCCTGGCCGCGCTGCAGGCGGCGGGCTTCGCGGTCGCGGCGATGGAACTCACGGACGACGCCGTGGACCTGGACGAGCTCGCTGCCCGGCGCCCGGAACGGCTCGCCCTCGTCCTTGGCACGGAAGGCGCGGGCATGAGCGAAGGCACCCTGGCCGCCGTCGACCTCGCCGTGAAGATCCCGATGCGTCCCGGCGTCGACTCGCTGAACGTCGCGGCGGCGTCGGCGGTGGCGTTCTGGGAACTGCGGCCAAGGGACTGA
- a CDS encoding biotin/lipoate A/B protein ligase family protein translates to MTTDPHMSGSAHDDGGRHHGEYKVPGGKLVVADFDVVQGVLSNVSLSGDFFLEPDEALPEINRALTGLPADTGVADLAAAVTAALPEDAVLFGFSVDAVAVTVRRALAKATGWADHQWNIIAPTVLPTHVNVALDEVLTEEVGAGRRNPTLRFWDWEEPSVVIGSFQSVRNELHPAGVARHGISVVRRISGGGAMFMEAGNCITYSLYLPQTLVDGISFADSYSFLDAWVMAALEKVGISAFYVPLNDIATEHGKIGGAAQKRLANGGMLHHVTMSYDIDADKMVEVLRIGQEKLSDKGTRSAKKRVDPLRRQTGLARAEIVAAMMAVFAERYGATPSELTGAELEAAARRVETKFGTAEWLHRVP, encoded by the coding sequence ATGACCACTGATCCCCACATGTCCGGTTCCGCACACGACGACGGCGGCCGTCACCACGGCGAGTACAAGGTCCCGGGCGGCAAACTCGTCGTCGCCGATTTCGACGTCGTGCAGGGCGTGCTGAGCAATGTCTCGCTCAGCGGGGACTTCTTCCTGGAACCGGACGAGGCGCTGCCGGAGATCAACCGGGCCCTCACGGGACTGCCCGCCGACACGGGCGTCGCGGACCTGGCTGCCGCCGTCACGGCCGCCCTGCCCGAGGACGCGGTGCTGTTCGGCTTTTCCGTGGACGCCGTCGCAGTCACCGTCCGGCGGGCGCTGGCAAAGGCCACCGGCTGGGCCGACCACCAATGGAACATCATTGCCCCGACCGTCCTGCCGACCCATGTCAACGTCGCCTTGGACGAGGTCCTCACCGAGGAGGTCGGGGCCGGGCGGCGCAACCCTACGCTGCGGTTCTGGGACTGGGAGGAGCCGTCCGTGGTGATCGGCAGCTTCCAGTCCGTCCGCAACGAACTCCACCCCGCCGGTGTAGCCCGGCACGGCATCAGCGTGGTCCGCCGGATCAGCGGCGGGGGAGCGATGTTCATGGAGGCCGGCAACTGCATCACCTACTCCCTCTACCTGCCGCAGACCCTGGTGGACGGCATCAGTTTCGCGGATTCGTACAGTTTCCTGGACGCCTGGGTGATGGCCGCCCTGGAGAAGGTCGGCATCAGCGCGTTCTATGTGCCGCTCAACGATATCGCCACGGAGCACGGCAAGATCGGCGGGGCGGCCCAGAAGCGGCTCGCCAACGGCGGCATGCTTCACCATGTGACCATGAGCTACGACATCGACGCCGACAAGATGGTCGAGGTCCTGCGGATCGGCCAGGAGAAGCTCTCCGACAAGGGCACCCGGAGCGCCAAGAAGCGGGTGGACCCGCTCCGCCGGCAGACCGGCCTGGCGCGCGCGGAGATCGTCGCGGCCATGATGGCGGTTTTCGCCGAACGCTACGGCGCGACGCCGTCCGAGCTCACAGGCGCCGAACTGGAGGCCGCCGCCCGTCGGGTCGAGACAAAGTTCGGCACGGCGGAGTGGCTGCACCGCGTTCCGTAG